In a genomic window of Hyphomonas sp.:
- a CDS encoding DUF885 family protein encodes MIKQTATAIALALALSACGPSTPATDPAAPAVTAEEMAANGERLNAWFDEKYEEELQFSPIGLTFLGRKDKNDQIDCFTIDCYKEQLAWRVAATEEMEREFDYDALSPSDQISYDIWKYQTEQEVAGDEYLYNGYIFDQMNGPQGFIPTFLINFHSVESVDDLDALINRISESGRAMNEAIMIASESASRGVHAPKFAYEGVIDQAQKVITGAPFTEGDDSALFADVKSEIAKLTESGDLTEEEADAKLEQARIALVDNFQPAYEAIIAFAEEDMANSPDSDKPVGADTQPNGKAYYNHLLATQTTTDLTADEIHEIGLAEVARIHEEMEAIKQQVGFEGTLQEFFTMLRDSKDDERFYYPNTDEGRQAYIDDATRDIENIKANLPEFFGILPKADLVVKRVEPFREQDGAAQHYYPGTPDGSRPGTYYAHLSDMTAMPKRELEVIAYHEGIPGHHMQISIAQELEGVPQFRTQAGFTAYIEGWALYSEWLATEFPDTYSDPYSNFGRLGSEIWRAIRLVVDTGLHSKGWTEEEAVQYFLNNTAITEAQARSEIQRYIVMPGQATSYKIGMMKIQQLRKKAEDELGDKFDIRGFHDTVLGGGAMPLEILERRVDQWIADVKAS; translated from the coding sequence ATGATCAAGCAAACCGCCACCGCGATTGCCCTCGCCCTCGCGCTGAGTGCGTGCGGCCCGTCCACCCCCGCGACCGATCCAGCCGCACCCGCCGTCACGGCCGAGGAAATGGCCGCCAATGGCGAACGCCTGAACGCCTGGTTCGACGAGAAGTATGAAGAAGAGCTGCAGTTCAGCCCGATCGGCCTGACCTTCCTGGGCCGCAAGGACAAGAACGACCAGATCGATTGTTTCACCATCGACTGCTACAAGGAACAGCTGGCCTGGCGCGTTGCAGCCACGGAAGAGATGGAGCGGGAATTCGACTATGACGCCCTCTCGCCCTCTGACCAGATTTCCTACGACATCTGGAAGTATCAGACCGAACAGGAAGTCGCTGGCGACGAATACCTCTACAATGGCTACATCTTTGACCAGATGAACGGCCCACAGGGCTTCATTCCGACTTTCCTGATCAATTTCCATTCCGTGGAATCGGTCGACGATCTGGACGCCCTGATCAACCGGATCAGCGAAAGCGGCCGGGCGATGAACGAAGCCATCATGATTGCCAGTGAATCCGCCTCACGCGGCGTACATGCTCCGAAATTTGCCTATGAAGGCGTGATCGACCAGGCGCAGAAAGTCATCACTGGCGCGCCGTTCACCGAAGGCGATGACAGCGCCCTGTTCGCGGATGTGAAGTCTGAAATCGCCAAGCTGACAGAGTCCGGCGACCTGACCGAGGAAGAAGCCGACGCGAAACTGGAGCAGGCCCGCATCGCGCTGGTCGACAATTTCCAGCCCGCTTATGAGGCGATCATCGCTTTTGCCGAAGAAGACATGGCGAACTCTCCGGACTCCGACAAGCCGGTCGGCGCCGACACGCAACCAAACGGCAAGGCCTATTACAATCACCTGCTGGCCACCCAGACGACAACGGACCTGACCGCCGACGAGATCCATGAGATCGGTCTGGCGGAAGTGGCGCGCATCCATGAGGAAATGGAAGCCATCAAACAGCAGGTGGGCTTCGAAGGCACGCTGCAGGAATTCTTCACGATGCTGCGCGATTCCAAGGATGATGAACGTTTCTACTATCCGAATACGGATGAGGGACGTCAGGCCTATATTGACGACGCAACCCGCGACATCGAAAACATCAAGGCAAACCTGCCGGAATTCTTCGGCATCCTGCCGAAAGCCGATCTGGTCGTGAAGCGCGTTGAGCCGTTCCGTGAGCAGGATGGCGCAGCCCAGCACTATTATCCGGGCACGCCGGACGGCTCGCGCCCCGGCACCTATTATGCCCACCTCTCCGACATGACGGCCATGCCGAAGCGGGAACTGGAAGTGATTGCCTATCATGAAGGCATTCCGGGCCACCACATGCAGATTTCGATCGCGCAGGAACTGGAAGGCGTGCCGCAATTCCGCACGCAGGCCGGTTTCACCGCTTATATCGAAGGCTGGGCCCTGTATTCCGAATGGCTGGCCACGGAATTCCCGGATACCTATTCTGATCCCTACTCCAATTTCGGCCGTCTTGGCTCCGAAATCTGGCGCGCCATCCGGCTTGTCGTGGACACCGGGCTTCACTCCAAGGGCTGGACCGAGGAAGAAGCGGTTCAGTACTTCCTGAACAATACCGCGATCACCGAGGCGCAGGCCCGTTCGGAGATCCAGCGCTACATCGTGATGCCGGGACAGGCGACCAGCTACAAGATCGGCATGATGAAGATCCAGCAGTTGCGCAAGAAGGCAGAAGACGAACTGGGCGACAAGTTTGACATCAGGGGCTTCCACGACACGGTTCTGGGTGGCGGTGCCATGCCACTGGAAATCCTCGAACGCCGCGTCGACCAGTGGATCGCGGATGTGAAGGCGTCTTGA
- the hemC gene encoding hydroxymethylbilane synthase, which yields MTDPRISPDDTSRRDQRVLRIGTRGSPLALVQARQVAASLEIHSGGAWRGEIVTFTTSGDQLTTERLIDAGGKGLFTRELDAALGRGEVEVTVHSLKDVPSVLPDGQRFVAFPEREDPREGFLSPHATRLDELKQGARLGTASLRREAQTLALRPDLEIVTFRGNVATRMRKLEEGLADATYLAMAGLTRLGMAHLAHPIPLEDMLPAAGQGIVCVVARDDLPDDAMQAFVRMNHAPTETAAHIERAFLAALDGSCRTPIAAHTFDRDGEWFVRGEVLALDGQQVWAAEGACAKSAPQDALAGLGAGLADEIREAAGGKLPAFGGEW from the coding sequence ATGACTGATCCGCGCATCTCTCCCGACGATACGTCCCGCCGCGACCAGCGCGTCCTGCGCATTGGCACGCGTGGCTCTCCGCTGGCCCTGGTCCAGGCTCGGCAGGTGGCTGCTTCGCTCGAGATACATTCCGGAGGCGCCTGGCGTGGCGAGATCGTCACCTTCACAACCTCCGGGGACCAGTTGACGACCGAGCGGCTGATCGATGCCGGCGGGAAGGGCCTGTTCACGCGCGAACTGGATGCCGCCCTTGGCCGGGGCGAAGTGGAAGTTACCGTGCACAGCCTGAAGGATGTGCCGTCGGTCCTGCCGGACGGTCAGCGTTTCGTTGCCTTCCCCGAGCGCGAGGACCCGCGTGAAGGGTTTCTGTCACCGCATGCGACCCGGCTGGACGAATTGAAACAGGGTGCACGTCTGGGAACAGCTTCGCTACGCCGCGAAGCGCAGACCCTTGCCCTGCGGCCGGATCTCGAAATCGTCACCTTCCGCGGCAATGTCGCCACCCGGATGCGCAAGCTGGAAGAGGGGCTGGCGGACGCGACATATCTCGCCATGGCAGGGCTGACCCGGCTCGGCATGGCCCATCTGGCCCATCCCATTCCGCTGGAAGACATGCTGCCTGCAGCCGGGCAGGGCATTGTGTGCGTCGTAGCGCGCGACGATCTGCCGGACGACGCCATGCAGGCATTTGTTCGGATGAATCATGCCCCCACAGAGACCGCTGCCCATATCGAACGCGCCTTCCTGGCGGCGCTGGATGGCAGTTGCCGCACGCCGATTGCCGCCCACACATTCGACCGGGACGGCGAATGGTTCGTTCGCGGGGAAGTGCTGGCCCTGGACGGGCAGCAGGTCTGGGCAGCCGAAGGCGCTTGCGCCAAGTCGGCACCGCAGGACGCCCTTGCCGGGCTGGGGGCAGGGCTTGCCGACGAGATCCGGGAAGCGGCCGGCGGCAAGCTCCCCGCCTTCGGCGGCGAATGGTAG
- a CDS encoding uroporphyrinogen-III synthase, producing MVAPPIIVTRAEPGASDTRARLKELGLTAIAAPMLHLKALDVPPPDLTGIHNLVFTSANGVHHFVAANGGITEQVADLTVWCVGPATTEAAHEAGFQRIVAGDGNADDLAAQILSAPETAGGFLHVANSAAAGNLVRTLQAAGRDARFLALYETVPATALPDAARAALRSDQTAWVLIHSAKAAQAFAALTGDLSPGMYGIVAMSGAAAAPLDGRGALGVVIAERPNEDALMAAVREACKGL from the coding sequence ATGGTAGCGCCCCCGATCATCGTGACGCGCGCAGAGCCCGGCGCGTCCGACACCAGGGCCCGACTCAAGGAACTGGGCCTGACCGCCATCGCGGCGCCCATGCTGCACCTGAAAGCACTGGATGTGCCGCCGCCGGACCTGACCGGCATCCACAATCTGGTCTTTACCAGTGCAAACGGGGTCCATCACTTTGTGGCGGCAAATGGCGGCATCACCGAACAGGTGGCAGACCTGACAGTCTGGTGCGTCGGGCCGGCCACGACCGAGGCGGCGCACGAAGCGGGATTCCAGCGGATCGTAGCGGGCGACGGCAATGCAGATGATCTCGCCGCACAGATCCTGTCTGCGCCCGAAACCGCTGGCGGGTTCCTGCATGTCGCCAATTCCGCCGCCGCCGGCAATCTGGTGCGCACACTGCAGGCTGCCGGACGCGATGCACGTTTTCTGGCGCTGTATGAAACCGTACCGGCGACCGCGCTTCCGGACGCCGCACGGGCGGCGCTGCGATCCGACCAGACTGCGTGGGTCCTCATCCATTCGGCCAAGGCGGCGCAGGCGTTCGCGGCGCTGACAGGCGATTTGTCGCCGGGCATGTATGGCATTGTTGCGATGTCCGGCGCAGCCGCAGCTCCGCTGGACGGACGCGGCGCGCTCGGTGTCGTCATTGCCGAACGCCCGAATGAAGACGCCCTGATGGCGGCTGTGCGTGAGGCCTGCAAAGGGCTTTGA
- a CDS encoding heme biosynthesis HemY N-terminal domain-containing protein, producing the protein MNRIVLFVLILLLFVVAATFAWWALTLPGAVTIPWGEQEISIQSGLAAFLMLVLGGVIAFCWWIVSGLFILPGKIGKSRQVSRTRKANSALTEGLLAAEAGDASTALKLARKAAKHAEDERLQLLLEARAAEAADDWAGAERAWGQLTRLPGGQLAGLRGSATAAAERGDQQTAEARAREALGVKSAADWPFNSLFDLQVSRGEWMKALETLSIGEKRGLISGDSLRRRRAVLHTARAAGLPHDRRLEAQKELAEALRAAPAFPPAAWHGARQLMTDGKAKSAQTVLETGWKARPHPALAQLSRRLVPQDAPENIAARLRALIQANPTHRESRILEAELAMDAADWTGAIKTLALLVEENPTARLCLLMERALKGYGDTSEADRWGRMAVSASREPDWSDLDPKGMAFDFSQRDWSRLVYAFGDVGDLVHPRYESFGRELEAGRVVALPAPGEEDDLDTPKAPDARRTPPLDYVADED; encoded by the coding sequence ATGAACCGGATTGTCCTGTTTGTCCTCATCCTGTTGCTGTTCGTCGTGGCAGCGACCTTTGCCTGGTGGGCGCTGACCCTGCCGGGCGCGGTCACGATCCCCTGGGGCGAACAGGAAATTTCGATCCAGTCCGGCCTTGCCGCCTTCCTGATGCTGGTCCTTGGCGGCGTGATCGCCTTCTGCTGGTGGATCGTCAGCGGCCTGTTCATCCTGCCCGGCAAGATCGGAAAGTCCCGCCAGGTATCGCGCACGCGCAAGGCCAATTCCGCCCTGACCGAAGGCCTTCTGGCAGCTGAAGCCGGGGACGCCTCCACCGCGCTGAAACTGGCCCGCAAGGCTGCCAAACATGCCGAGGATGAGCGGCTGCAATTGCTGCTCGAGGCGCGGGCTGCCGAAGCGGCCGATGACTGGGCCGGCGCCGAGCGGGCCTGGGGCCAGCTGACCCGCCTGCCGGGTGGCCAGCTGGCCGGCCTGCGCGGCTCGGCCACTGCGGCCGCCGAACGCGGTGACCAGCAGACCGCCGAAGCGCGCGCCCGCGAGGCGCTGGGCGTCAAATCTGCTGCCGATTGGCCGTTCAACTCGCTGTTCGACCTCCAGGTTTCGCGCGGGGAATGGATGAAGGCGCTGGAAACCCTGTCCATTGGCGAAAAGCGCGGCCTGATTTCGGGCGACAGCCTGCGCCGCCGCCGCGCCGTGCTGCACACGGCCCGCGCCGCCGGCCTGCCGCATGACCGGCGGCTGGAGGCGCAGAAGGAACTCGCCGAAGCCCTGCGCGCCGCCCCGGCTTTTCCACCGGCGGCCTGGCATGGCGCCCGCCAGCTGATGACGGACGGCAAGGCGAAATCCGCCCAGACCGTGCTGGAGACTGGCTGGAAGGCGCGCCCGCATCCGGCGCTGGCCCAGCTGTCGCGCCGTCTGGTGCCACAGGATGCGCCGGAGAACATCGCCGCACGCCTCAGGGCGCTGATCCAGGCCAATCCGACCCATCGGGAAAGCCGCATCCTTGAGGCTGAACTGGCGATGGACGCGGCCGACTGGACCGGCGCGATCAAGACGCTGGCCCTGCTGGTCGAGGAGAACCCGACCGCCCGGCTCTGCCTGCTCATGGAGCGCGCCCTGAAGGGCTATGGCGACACGTCCGAAGCCGATCGCTGGGGCCGGATGGCCGTTTCGGCCTCGCGCGAGCCGGACTGGTCGGATCTGGATCCTAAGGGTATGGCGTTCGATTTCTCGCAGCGTGACTGGAGCCGGCTTGTCTATGCCTTCGGTGATGTCGGGGATCTGGTGCATCCGCGCTATGAATCCTTCGGGCGCGAACTGGAGGCCGGCCGTGTGGTGGCCCTGCCGGCGCCGGGCGAGGAGGATGACCTCGACACCCCAAAGGCCCCCGATGCGCGCCGTACCCCGCCGCTCGACTATGTGGCGGACGAGGACTAG
- a CDS encoding UdgX family uracil-DNA binding protein (This protein belongs to the uracil DNA glycosylase superfamily, members of which act in excision repair of DNA. However, it belongs more specifically to UdgX branch, whose founding member was found to bind uracil in DNA (where it does not belong), without cleaving it, appears to promote DNA repair by a pathway involving RecA, rather than base excision.) — protein sequence MIAATLDAETDFEGWRRTARALLAEEITPDTVDWRLRGAPGDLLAAVPFQPSAHARPAPAARVPKRFIDLARRVICHTDPERFARLYRILFRLQARTLHLDQVTDDDIGWLMSCDKAIRRDVHKTHAFVRFRATGTGPDGREAFAAWFEPTHRTLGLSAPFFQRRFPNMDWIIVTPHRTALWDGETLRFSEGGQRSDVPAEDAVEDQWRAYFRSIFNPARLKVSAMTSEMPRKYWKNLPEAELIPELIATAPARARTLQAQPLQAPNPLATHLARQRAARTAPAPALETLSDLHTAVSACTRCPLYQDASQAVPGEGPDTARWMIVGEQPGDQEDIAGRPFTGPAGQLLDTMLEQAGLDRSAAYVTNAVKHFKFTPRGKRRMHQRPNAGEIDACRWWLDLERQQVRPDLIIALGASAARGVLGRSVKMSEVRGRILPLPGASSVLVTIHPAYLLRLPDAARARTERHRFAQDLSTARDFLDGTGIRTTA from the coding sequence ATGATCGCCGCCACACTGGACGCCGAGACGGATTTCGAGGGCTGGCGGCGGACCGCCCGGGCACTGCTGGCCGAAGAGATCACTCCGGACACGGTCGACTGGCGCCTGCGGGGAGCGCCCGGAGACCTGCTGGCCGCGGTGCCTTTCCAGCCATCCGCCCACGCCCGGCCCGCCCCTGCCGCGCGGGTGCCGAAACGGTTCATTGACCTTGCCCGCCGCGTCATCTGCCATACGGACCCGGAACGGTTCGCGCGGCTCTACCGCATCCTGTTCCGTTTGCAGGCCCGCACGCTTCATCTGGACCAAGTCACGGATGACGACATTGGCTGGCTGATGTCCTGCGACAAGGCGATCCGGCGCGATGTGCACAAGACGCATGCCTTCGTGCGATTCCGGGCGACGGGGACCGGCCCGGACGGCCGGGAAGCTTTTGCCGCCTGGTTCGAGCCAACGCATCGCACGCTTGGTCTCAGCGCGCCCTTTTTCCAGCGCCGTTTCCCGAACATGGACTGGATCATTGTGACCCCGCACCGGACGGCCCTGTGGGACGGAGAGACGCTGCGCTTCAGCGAAGGCGGCCAGCGCTCCGATGTGCCTGCCGAAGATGCGGTGGAGGACCAATGGCGCGCCTATTTCCGCTCCATCTTCAATCCGGCCCGTTTGAAAGTCTCTGCGATGACATCGGAAATGCCGCGCAAATACTGGAAGAATCTGCCGGAAGCCGAACTGATCCCGGAACTGATCGCGACCGCGCCGGCGCGCGCCCGGACCCTGCAGGCCCAGCCTCTGCAGGCGCCAAATCCACTGGCCACTCATCTGGCCCGGCAGCGCGCGGCCCGTACGGCCCCTGCCCCGGCGCTGGAGACGCTCTCCGATCTGCACACGGCCGTCTCGGCCTGCACGCGGTGTCCGCTCTATCAGGATGCGTCGCAGGCCGTGCCCGGCGAAGGGCCTGACACTGCGCGATGGATGATTGTCGGGGAGCAGCCCGGCGATCAGGAGGACATTGCGGGGCGGCCCTTCACGGGCCCCGCGGGGCAATTGCTCGACACGATGCTGGAACAGGCCGGACTGGACCGGAGTGCAGCCTATGTCACGAATGCGGTGAAGCATTTCAAGTTCACGCCGCGCGGCAAGCGGCGCATGCACCAGCGGCCGAATGCGGGCGAGATCGATGCCTGTCGCTGGTGGCTCGACCTGGAGCGCCAGCAGGTCCGGCCGGACCTGATCATCGCACTGGGAGCAAGCGCGGCGCGCGGCGTTCTGGGCCGTTCGGTGAAAATGTCGGAGGTGCGCGGCAGGATCCTGCCCCTTCCCGGCGCATCATCCGTGCTCGTCACCATCCATCCTGCCTATCTGCTCCGCCTGCCGGACGCCGCCCGCGCCCGGACCGAACGCCACCGTTTCGCACAGGACCTGTCGACCGCCCGCGACTTTCTGGACGGGACCGGAATTCGGACCACCGCCTGA
- a CDS encoding putative DNA modification/repair radical SAM protein — translation MSKRTILQKLEILADAAKYDASCASSGSARRNALGTPGIGSTEGMGICHSYAPDGRCISLLKILLTNFCIFDCRYCINRSSSNVQRERFSVSEIVSLTLDFYKRNYIEGLFLSSGIIRSPNYTMEQLLEVARSLREDHGFRGYIHLKTIAEADPELIRLAGQHADRLSVNVELPSEQGLTHYAPEKNGQTIRKAMADIRHEIDNVTDARSSRILKRAKPPAFAPGGQSTQMIVGADTSSDADILHSSARLYAGYGLKRVYYSAYSPVPEASADLPPIRPPLIREHRLYQADWMFRFYGFSTDEITSVAENGMLDLDVDPKLSWALRNRGLFPMDINRASYRELLRIPGLGPTAAKRIIAARRHTRLTLDDLARIVRSLKKIRPFVTASGWSPGHLTDAIDLKQRFLAPPQQMDLFA, via the coding sequence ATGTCGAAACGAACCATTCTCCAGAAACTCGAAATCCTGGCCGACGCAGCCAAATATGATGCGTCCTGCGCCTCCTCTGGATCGGCGCGGCGCAATGCGCTCGGCACACCGGGAATCGGCTCAACCGAAGGCATGGGCATCTGCCATTCCTATGCCCCGGATGGACGCTGCATTTCGCTGTTGAAGATCCTGCTGACGAATTTCTGCATCTTCGATTGCCGCTACTGCATCAACCGGTCATCATCCAATGTGCAGCGCGAGCGGTTTTCGGTTTCGGAGATCGTCTCGCTGACGCTCGATTTCTACAAGCGGAACTATATCGAGGGCCTGTTCCTGTCTTCGGGCATCATCCGATCCCCGAACTATACGATGGAGCAATTGCTGGAGGTCGCTCGAAGCCTGCGGGAGGATCACGGCTTTCGCGGCTATATCCATTTGAAGACGATTGCCGAGGCCGATCCGGAACTGATCCGGCTGGCCGGGCAGCATGCCGACCGGCTGTCTGTGAATGTGGAACTGCCCTCAGAACAGGGACTGACCCATTATGCCCCTGAAAAAAACGGCCAGACCATTCGCAAGGCCATGGCGGACATCCGCCACGAGATCGACAATGTGACGGACGCAAGATCCAGCCGGATCCTGAAGCGCGCCAAGCCCCCTGCCTTCGCGCCGGGGGGCCAGTCGACGCAGATGATCGTCGGAGCAGACACGTCCAGCGACGCGGATATCCTGCACTCTTCGGCCCGACTCTATGCCGGATACGGCCTGAAACGCGTGTACTATTCCGCCTACAGCCCGGTGCCCGAAGCCAGCGCGGATCTGCCTCCGATCCGTCCGCCACTGATTCGGGAACACCGGCTCTACCAGGCTGACTGGATGTTCCGGTTCTACGGCTTCTCCACAGACGAGATCACCTCGGTGGCGGAAAACGGCATGCTGGACCTCGATGTGGATCCGAAACTGTCCTGGGCCCTGCGGAATCGCGGTCTGTTCCCGATGGATATCAATCGCGCCAGCTATCGGGAATTGTTGCGCATTCCGGGCCTTGGCCCGACCGCTGCCAAACGCATCATCGCAGCCCGGCGCCATACGCGCCTGACGCTGGATGATCTGGCCCGGATTGTTCGCAGCCTGAAAAAGATCAGACCCTTTGTCACGGCGTCGGGCTGGTCACCCGGACACCTCACCGACGCCATCGATCTGAAACAGAGATTCCTGGCGCCGCCCCAACAGATGGACCTGTTCGCATGA
- a CDS encoding porin family protein produces the protein MKKLVPALFASLMVAAAPAAVAQDWYVDGGYSFIGIDADTDDGSVDLDLGAIGGHFGYNATPYLGLEGEVLVGVQDEEATAAGITASVGLNYLIGAYGRLQAPLGDRASVYARAGIVQAEAEVSVTGFGTDSDSETGAGYGLGGMVDVTDRMFIRGDYTRYDIEDLEADAFMIGIGAKF, from the coding sequence ATGAAAAAACTGGTTCCAGCATTGTTTGCATCCCTGATGGTTGCGGCCGCTCCGGCGGCTGTGGCTCAAGACTGGTATGTGGACGGCGGTTACTCCTTCATCGGAATCGATGCCGACACCGATGACGGGTCGGTCGATCTCGATCTGGGCGCAATCGGCGGCCATTTCGGCTACAATGCAACGCCCTATCTCGGCCTTGAAGGCGAGGTGCTTGTGGGCGTCCAGGACGAGGAAGCGACGGCGGCCGGCATCACGGCATCGGTTGGCCTGAACTATCTCATCGGTGCCTATGGCCGTCTCCAGGCCCCGCTGGGCGATCGCGCCAGCGTCTATGCCCGGGCCGGCATCGTGCAGGCCGAAGCAGAAGTCTCCGTGACGGGCTTCGGCACCGACAGCGACAGCGAAACCGGCGCAGGCTATGGCCTCGGCGGCATGGTCGACGTCACCGACCGCATGTTCATTCGCGGCGACTATACCCGCTATGACATCGAAGACCTCGAAGCCGACGCCTTCATGATCGGCATCGGCGCCAAATTCTAG